One genomic window of Cyprinus carpio isolate SPL01 chromosome B8, ASM1834038v1, whole genome shotgun sequence includes the following:
- the LOC109063365 gene encoding glutamine--tRNA ligase-like — protein sequence MADMVSIFMSIGLNEQKAKETLKNEALSSTLKKAIEQARGLLGSASIDKTAGTMLYNMVTRLKDPTRLSFLTEYIITRKINSELQLSAALDFIKSHPQENLDRLEFEAACGVGVVVTPEQIEDAVELIIRKHKDQLLAERYRFNMGILMGEARTALKWADGKIVKNEVDMQVLHLLGPKTEADLEKKPKAAKPKAAEKDVKIEQVVNGEANTEGKSLMEQLRGEALKFHKPGENYKTEGYVVTPNTMNLLKKHLEETGGQVRTRFPPEPNGILHIGHAKAINFNFGYAKANNGICFLRYDDTNPEKEEEKYFTAIKEMVEWLGYKPYAVTHASDQFQLLYDLAVDLIRRGHAYVCHQRGEELKGHNIPPSPWRERPVEESLLLFDRMRKGMFAEGEVTLRMKMVMEDGKMDPVAYRIKYTPHHRTGDTWCIYPTYDYTHCLCDSIENITHSLCTKEFQARRSSYFWLCNALDLYCPVQWEYGRLKLTYTVVSKRKIIKLVETGIVRDWDDPRLFTLTALRRRGFPPQAINNFCARVGVTVAQTTMEPHLLEACVREVLNDTAPRAMAILEPLKVTITNLPTSAQTEVRVPDFPANEAKGSHVVPFSKTIFIEQSDFREVMEKGYKRLTPDQPVGLRHAGYVISVQRVIKDGCGKVCELEVTCASSDSVEKPKAFIHWVSDPLRCEVRLYESLFLHKNPEDPAEVPAGFLSDINPNSLTVIGSALVDRSVGKAKVFDKFQFERVGYFSLDPDSTSEKLVFNRTVTLKEDPGKI from the exons ATGGCGGACATGGTGTCTATCTTCATGTCAATTGGCCTTAATGAGCAGAAAGCtaaggaaacattaaaaaatgaagcaCTCTCATCAACACTCAAGAAGGCTATCGAACAG GCTCGAGGGCTGCTGGGGTCCGCTAGCATTGATAAGACTGCAGGCACTATGCTGTATAATATGGTGACACGACTCAAAGACCCCACTCGACTGTCTTTCCTCACAGAATACATCATTACACGAAagataaactcagaactgcagcTGTCAG CGGCGTTGGACTTTATAAAAAGCCACCCTCAGGAGAATCTGGATCGACTTGAGTTTGAGGCTGCCTGTGGCGTGGGAGTGGTGGTCACACCTGAGCAGATAGAAGATGCG GTTGAATTGATTATCAGGAAGCACAAAGATCAGCTGTTGGCAGAGAGATATCGCTTTAACATGGGGATACTCATGG GTGAGGCCAGGACTGCTCTCAAATGGGCTGATGGGAAGATTGTCAAGAATGAAGTGGATATGCAG GTGCTGCACCTTCTGGGTCCAAAAACTGAGGCAGATCTGGAGAAAAAGCCCAAG GCTGCCAAACCCAAAGCTGCAGAGAAAGATGTGAAGATTGAGCAGGTTGTAAATG GTGAAGCAAACACAGAGGGGAAATCATTGATGGAGCAGCTGAGAGGAGAGGCGCTGAAGTTCCATAAGCCAG GGGAGAATTACAAGACTGAGGGTTATGTTGTAACGCCCAACACCATGAATTTGCTGAAGAAGCACTTGGAAGAGACTGGAGGACAG gtCCGCACCCGTTTTCCCCCTGAGCCTAATGGAATTCTGCATATTGGTCATGCCAAAGCAATCAATTTCAATTTTGGTTATGccaag GCCAATAATGGTATCTGTTTCCTGCGGTATGATGACACAAACCCAGAAAAGGAGGAGGAGAAGTACTTTACTGCCATCAAAGAAATGGTGGAGTGGCTTG GGTACAAGCCATACGCTGTCACACATGCCTCTGATCAGTTCCAGCTTCTCTACGATCTTGCTGTTGATCTCATTCGCAG GGGTCATGCGTACGTGTGCCACCAGCGTGGAGAGGAACTCAAGGGTCACAACATCCCTCCCTCCCCCTGGAGAGAGCGACCCGTGGAAGAATCTTTGCTTTTGTTTGACAGGATGAGAAAGGGCATGTTTGCAGAGGGAGAAGTCACTCTCAGAATGAAGATGGTGATGGAAGATGGAAAAATGGACCCTGTGGCATACCGGATCAAATACACGCCACATCACAGGACAGGAGACACTTG GTGCATATACCCAACATATGATTACACACACTGTCTTTGTGACTCCATTGAGAACATCACGCACTCACTGTGCACCAAAGAGTTTCAGGCCAG acgaTCCTCATATTTCTGGTTGTGTAATGCTTTGGATTTGTACTGCCCTGTGCAGTGGGAATATGGCCGACTCAAGCTCACTTACACTGTTGTTTCCAAGAGAAAGATAATTAAACTGGTGGAAACAGGAATTGTTAg AGATTGGGATGATCCACGACTTTTCACCCTGACAGCCCTCAGGAGACGTGGGTTCCCTCCACAAGCTATTAACAATTTCTGTGCCCGg GTGGGTGTGACTGTTGCTCAGACCACCATGGAGCCGCACCTGCTGGAGGCGTGTGTTAGGGAGGTGCTCAATGACACAGCACCTCGTGCCATGGCCATACTCGAGCCCCTCAAAGTCACCATCACCAACCTGCCAACCAGTGCACAG ACGGAGGTTCGAGTACCAGACTTCCCAGCCAATGAAGCCAAGGGAAGCCATGTGGTTCCCTTCTCAAAGACCATCTTTATTGAGCAGAGTGACTTcagagag GTGATGGAGAAGGGCTACAAGCGCCTGACTCCAGATCAGCCAGTAGGCTTGAGACATGCAGGATACGTCATCTCTGTGCAGCGTGTCATCAAG GATGGCTGTGGTAAAGTGTGTGAGCTAGAGGTGACGTGTGCCAGCTCAGACTCTGTAGAAAAGCCCAAAGCATTCATTCACTGGGTGAGCGATCCACTGCGGTGTGAAGTGCGCCTGTATGAAAGTCT GTTTCTCCATAAAAACCCAGAGGACCCAGCTGAAGTTCCTGCTGGATTCCTGAGTGACATTAACCCT AATTCATTAACAGTGATTGGAAGTGCCTTAGTAGACCGTTCTGTGGGCAAGGCCAAAGTGTTTGACAAGTTTCAGTTTGAGAGAGTGGGTTATTTCTCACTGGACCCTGATAGCACATCTGAAAAG TTGGTGTTTAACAGAACTGTTACGCTCAAGGAGGACCCAGGAAAGATATGA